From Planococcus halocryophilus, the proteins below share one genomic window:
- a CDS encoding glycerol-3-phosphate dehydrogenase/oxidase has protein sequence MKFSSLHRNERYDQMKQSQLDVLVIGGGITGAGIALDAAVRGMDIAVVEMQDFAAGTSSRSTKLVHGGLRYLKQFEVKMVAEVGKEREIVYENGPHVTTPEWMLLPFYKGGTFGPLSTNVGLRVYDFLAGVKKSERRKMLSKEETLRREPLLKKKELKGGGYYVEYKTDDARLTMEVMKKAIEKGAMAMNYAKVKSFIYDNGKAVGVRVEDQIDGTIHEVFAKKIVNAAGPWVDTLRDKDHSKFGKTLQLTKGIHLVFDGRRFPLKQAIYFDMPDGRMAFAIPRQGKVYVGTTDTVYEQDIAHPTMTEEDRAYVLEAVDFMFPEVGITKEDVESSWAGLRPLIHEEGKDPSEISRKDEIFISDSGLISIAGGKLTGYRKMGESIVDLVAEQLQKEQGTKYPKISTKRLPVSGGEVGGSKGLKTFRADRIHQAASMGLTADAMDMLVSRYGSNVDKVLHFYLQGLDAAAEAGLDPIVYAMLRYSMEYESAYKPIDFFIRRTGALFFDIHWVHAHKENVIAYMSKTLVWSEEQTEEYRAELEGLLYEATHPVDVSSQSLN, from the coding sequence ATGAAATTTTCAAGTTTGCACAGAAATGAACGATATGACCAAATGAAACAATCGCAATTAGATGTTTTAGTCATTGGTGGCGGAATTACAGGTGCAGGAATTGCACTAGATGCGGCTGTACGCGGTATGGATATTGCGGTAGTTGAAATGCAAGATTTTGCTGCAGGCACAAGTAGCCGCTCAACAAAATTGGTTCACGGGGGCTTACGTTACTTAAAACAATTTGAAGTAAAAATGGTAGCAGAAGTTGGCAAAGAGCGCGAAATCGTATATGAAAACGGACCGCACGTAACGACTCCTGAATGGATGTTATTGCCGTTTTATAAAGGTGGAACATTCGGACCGCTCAGCACAAACGTTGGTCTTCGTGTTTATGACTTTTTAGCAGGTGTTAAAAAATCAGAACGCCGCAAAATGTTAAGTAAAGAAGAAACATTGCGTCGCGAGCCTTTATTGAAGAAAAAAGAACTTAAAGGCGGAGGCTATTACGTAGAATACAAAACAGATGATGCGCGTTTAACGATGGAAGTGATGAAGAAAGCGATCGAAAAAGGCGCAATGGCGATGAACTATGCAAAAGTGAAAAGCTTTATTTACGACAATGGCAAAGCAGTTGGCGTACGTGTCGAAGATCAGATTGATGGCACCATTCATGAAGTGTTTGCGAAAAAAATTGTCAATGCGGCTGGTCCGTGGGTTGATACATTGCGCGACAAAGACCATTCGAAATTCGGTAAAACTTTGCAATTGACGAAAGGCATTCACTTAGTGTTTGATGGCCGTCGTTTCCCATTAAAACAAGCCATTTACTTTGATATGCCGGACGGCCGTATGGCGTTTGCAATTCCACGCCAAGGAAAAGTTTATGTCGGTACAACAGATACAGTGTACGAACAAGATATCGCTCACCCAACGATGACAGAAGAAGATCGTGCTTATGTCTTGGAAGCTGTAGACTTTATGTTCCCTGAAGTGGGAATTACAAAAGAAGATGTTGAGTCAAGCTGGGCTGGATTGCGTCCACTGATTCACGAAGAAGGAAAAGATCCATCTGAAATTTCACGAAAAGATGAAATCTTCATTTCAGATTCTGGTTTAATTTCGATTGCGGGTGGTAAATTGACTGGTTACCGTAAGATGGGGGAAAGCATTGTCGATCTTGTGGCAGAACAATTACAAAAAGAACAGGGAACTAAGTATCCGAAAATCTCAACAAAACGCTTGCCAGTTTCCGGTGGCGAAGTGGGCGGATCAAAAGGTCTAAAAACGTTCAGAGCTGACCGTATTCACCAAGCGGCTAGCATGGGACTGACGGCTGACGCAATGGATATGCTTGTCAGTCGTTATGGTTCAAACGTTGATAAAGTCCTACATTTCTATTTACAAGGGTTAGATGCTGCAGCAGAAGCTGGACTCGATCCGATTGTTTATGCGATGTTGCGTTATTCAATGGAATACGAATCAGCGTACAAACCAATCGATTTCTTTATCCGTCGTACAGGTGCGTTGTTCTTTGATATTCATTGGGTACATGCACATAAAGAAAATGTCATCGCTTATATGAGCAAAACGCTCGTATGGAGCGAAGAACAAACTGAAGAGTACCGTGCTGAATTGGAAGGCTTGCTTTATGAAGCAACGCATCCGGTTGACGTATCTTCTCAAAGCTTAAACTAA